Proteins encoded together in one Lathyrus oleraceus cultivar Zhongwan6 chromosome 5, CAAS_Psat_ZW6_1.0, whole genome shotgun sequence window:
- the LOC127086522 gene encoding disease resistance protein RPV1, translating into MISEKMDQNSKFSETTDTLLSSWSSLLLQPFRTVLDRFSFSNLGQGGSASSSPSTDSNRVHSYRYDVFISFRGADTRNTFVDHLYAHLTRKGIFAFMDDKRLEKGESLSPQLLQAIQYSRISIVVFSETYAESKWCLEEMATIAECCKELNQKVFPVFYDIDPSHVRNQNGVYQNYFDLYKKKFKRNQNKLVRWTNAMNFLANFVGWDVRNKRESIEIETIVQAVIKTLNHKFSGFTNDLVGMQPRIEELEKLLKLTSKEDDFRVLGIWGMSGVGKTTHATVLYDRISYQFDACCFINNTSKLYMDGGVIAVQKQILRQALDERNLDSYDTCEIARIMINRLQSGIKVLLVFDNVDQYEQLEELAIDPKLLCKESRIIITTRDEHILRVYGADKIHKVPLLNSNDASELFLRKAFKGEDQSSNCVELIPAILKYAQNLPLAIKVVGSFLCTRDATQWRDALDRLKNNPDSKIMDVLQMSVDGLQHEEKEIFLHIACFFKGEREDYVKRILDACGLYPHIGIQRVIEKSLITIKNEEIHMHDMLQELGKKIVRHNFLEDPISWSRLWRYNDFHHVLETNKGTNNNVKAIVLDQMENFSTICMAEGFSNMSNLVLLMLYHNNFSGNLDFLSNNLRYLLWHGYPFTSLPSNFEPDYLVELNMPDSSIQRLWEGRKELPNLKRMDLSNSKNLIETPKFFWTPKLERLDFTGCINLVQVHPSIGHLTELVFLCLQNCSSLVNLDFGSVSRLNSLRVLRLSGCTKLEKTPDFTGTSNLEYLDMDGCTTLSKVHASVGALTKLNFLSLRNCTNLIEMPDGIEWISSLVTLDFCGCLSLRILHFQWNFSYTMRSLIFLDLSFCSLREVPKTIGTLKTLERLNLQGNKVRSLPDDFFDLENLAYVNLSHCHELETIKPISFKSASSGGRYFKIAAGSRDHRSGLYIFDCPKIKKFPIIQQILYIWFARLHENSQHFRGGFDIVVPCDWKNTVFTSHSYIPKWFNHRFDGGSIVRIVDFLELDKKFGFAFFVAFEVNKRSADFGSPQDSFSSALPHPLYLSFESEHTEERFDMPLSLELYKTDGSKHLWLIYISQVHCHFLKTGAHITFKACPGLLIKKWGLRLVIKDLMKSVPSFEEHLPHTDGPQLFFDYVQKTSMKSETKIQLPYNWFVTEEEEVENSGAKSKEIDLSKLGL; encoded by the exons AACCGTGTTGGATCGTTTTTCCTTTTCCAATTTGGGCCAGGGAGGTTCTGCGTCTTCTAGTCCTTCCACTGATTCCAATCGTGTCCATAGCTATAGATATGATGTGTTTATTAGTTTCAGAGGTGCTGACACCCGCAACACTTTTGTTGATCATCTTTATGCTCATCTAACAAGAAAGGGTATTTTCGCCTTCATGGATGATAAAAGGCTCGAGAAAGGAGAATCCCTTTCCCCGCAACTTCTACAAGCAATTCAATATTCACGGATTTCTATTGTTGTCTTCTCTGAAACATATGCCGAGTCAAAGTGGTGTTTGGAAGAGATGGCTACTATTGCAGAATGCTGTAAAGAACTCAATCAAAAAGTATTTCCTGTTTTTTATGATATCGATCCATCTCATGTACGAAATCAGAATGGGGTGTATCAGAACTACTTTGATTTATACAAGAAGAAATTCAAACGTAACCAGAATAAGCTTGTGAGATGGACCAATGCTATGAACTTTTTAGCTAACTTTGTTGGTTGGGATGTCAGGAACAA GCGAGAGTCTATAGAGATTGAAACAATTGTTCAAGCAGTAATAAAAACTTTGAATCATAAATTCTCAGGGTTTACCAACGATCTTGTTGGGATGCAACCTCGCATAGAAGAATTGGAAAAACTTCTAAAATTGACCTCAAAGGAGGATGACTTCCGAGTTCTGGGAATTTGGGGGATGAGTGGAGTAGGAAAGACAACTCATGCTACTGTTTTGTATGATAGAATCTCTTATCAGTTTGATGCTTGTTGTTTTATTAATAACACAAGCAAACTTTATATGGATGGTGGTGTTATTGCTGTACAAAAACAGATTCTTCGTCAAGCTCTAGATGAAAGAAATCTAGACTCATACGATACTTGTGAAATAGCCAGGATTATGATAAATAGACTTCAGAGTGGCATTAAGGTCCTTCTAGTTTTTGACAATGTTGATCAATATGAACAATTGGAGGAATTGGCTATAGATCCTAAATTGCTTTGCAAAGAAAGTAGAATAATCATAACCACAAGGGATGAGCATATTCTAAGAGTGTATGGGGCTGATAAAATTCACAAAGTTCCATTGTTGAATAGTAATGATGCTTCTGAACTTTTTCTTAGAAAAGCCTTCAAAGGTGAAGACCAAAGCAGCAATTGTGTTGAGTTGATTCCAGCAATACTAAAATATGCTCAAAATCTTCCATTAGCAATTAAAGTAGTGGGCTCTTTCTTGTGTACTCGAGATGCTACTCAGTGGAGAGATGCTTTGGATAGATTGAAGAACAATCCAGACAGTAAAATTATGGACGTGCTTCAGATGAGTGTTGATGGACTACAACATGAGGAGAAGGAAATATTTTTGCACATTGCTTGTTTTTTTAAAGGGGAGAGGGAAGATTATGTAAAGAGAATTCTAGATGCATGTGGATTATACCCTCACATAGGAATTCAAAGAGTCATCGAGAAGTCACTCATTACCATTAAAAACGAAGAGATTCATATGCATGATATGTTACAAGAACTTGGGAAGAAAATTGTTCGGCACAACTTTCTCGAAGACCCAATATCATGGAGTAGATTATGGCGATACAATGATTTCCATCATGTCTTGGAGACAAATAAG GGAACAAACAATAATGTTAAAGCTATAGTTCTGGATCAAATGGAAAATTTCTCCACCATATGCATGGCTGAAGGATTTTCAAATATGAGCAACCTTGTACTTCTCATGTTGTATCATAACAACTTTTCAGGAAATTTGGATTTTCTTTCCAACAACTTGCGATATCTTTTGTGGCATGGATACCCTTTTACTTCTTTGCCATCAAATTTTGAGCCAGATTATCTTGTGGAACTGAATATGCCTGATAGTAGCATTCAACGACTGTGGGAAGGCCGCAAG GAACTACCTAATTTGAAAAGGATGGATTTGAGCAACTCCAAGAATCTTATAGAGACTCCAAAGTTTTTTTGGACCCCAAAACTCGAGCGGCTAGATTTTACAGGATGCATAAACTTAGTACAGGTCCATCCATCAATTGGACATCTTACAGAACTTGTTTTTTTATGTTTGCAAAACTGCAGCAGTTTGGTCAACCTTGATTTTGGTAGTGTATCAAGATTAAATTCTTTGAGAGTTCTACGTCTTTCTGGTTGCACAAAACTTGAAAAGACGCCTGATTTTACCGGGACATCAAATCTTGAGTACCTTGATATGGATGGATGTACAACTTTATCTAAAGTTCATGCATCTGTTGGGGCTTTGACAAAGCTTAATTTCTTGAGTTTGAGAAACTGCACAAATCTGATTGAAATGCCCGATGGGATTGAGTGGATATCATCCCTTGTAACTTTAGATTTTTGCGGTTGCTTAAGTCTTAGAATTCTACACTTCCAATGGAATTTTTCTTATACTATGAGATCTTTGATTTTTTTAGATTTAAGCTTTTGCAGTCTTCGTGAAGTACCAAAAACTATTGGAACATTAAAGACATTAGAAAGACTAAATCTACAAGGAAACAAAGTCCGTTCACTACCTGATGATTTCTTTGATCTGGAAAACCTAGCATATGTAAACTTATCTCATTGCCATGAGCTTGAAACTATTAAACCCATATCTTTTAAAAGTGCTTCTTCTGGAGGAAGGTATTTTAAAATAGCAGCAGGATCTCGTGATCATAGGTCAGGATTATATATATTTGACTGCCctaagatcaagaagtttcccATAATCCAACAAATATTATATATATGGTTTGCAAGACTGCATGAG AATTCCCAACACTTCCGGGGTGGCTTTGACATTGTTGTTCCCTGTGATTGGAAAAACACTGTTTTTACGTCACATAGTTATATTCCAAAATGGTTCAATCACCGATTTGATGGCGGTTCAATAGTAAGGATAGTAGATTTTCTTGAGCTTGACAAGAAGTTTGGCTTTGCCTTCTTTGTGGCATTTGAGGTAAACAAACGTTCTGCGGATTTTGGTTCTCCACAGGATTCATTTTCCTCAGCACTTCCACATCCTTTATATCTTTCTTTTGAAAGTGAACACACAGAGGAACGCTTCGATATGCCGCTCAGTTTGGAACTGTACAAAACTGATGGCTCCAAACATCTTTGGCTAATCTATATCTCTCAAGTGCACTGCCATTTCTTAAAAACTGGAGCGCATATCACATTTAAAGCCTGCCCAGGTTTGTTAATAAAGAAATGGGGATTACGCTTGGTAATCAAGGATCTAATGAAATCTGTCCCTAGCTTCGAGGAACACTTACCGCACACTGATGGGCCCCAACTTTTCTTTGATTATGTACAAAAAACCAGCATGAAGTCTGAAACTAAAATCCAACTTCCTTACAATTGGTTTGTTACTGAAGAGGAAGAAGTTGAGAATTCTGGAGCCAAGtcaaaagaaattgatctttcTAAGCTGGGCCTTTAG
- the LOC127086523 gene encoding uncharacterized protein LOC127086523: protein MKSLIFLDLSFCNLSIVPDAIGELRHLERLNLEGNNFVSLPSSMGSLYSLAYLNLTHCTKLQSLPDLKLCATCSSGGSYFKMISGTHNHRSGLYIYNCPLLKIGEKSQDLAVSWLHNLAQSPHHFRGGFDIIVPGENIPDRFDRKFKGRARVRVRNYMRMYKDWIGCVFGVVFEGPKFGSSHHSDSWAQHCCLYLSFENEETEETFDIPIRLDLNSVALSNEKHTWLIYISRPHCHFVSTGATITFKAHRDLKLLNSGIQMVWNKDFSSTTLEMGTNIFNGPKFVGNNYASLSSRSRSRPEIQLPYDWRDADEEEKPEIQLRHNLGVAEEEKRPRIQLPYNWYVTEEDEDERRGVNVHLSSSSLTSFQSGRNS, encoded by the exons ATGAAATCTTTGATTTTTTTGGACCTAAGCTTTTGCAATCTAAGTATAGTCCCTGATGCTATTGGAGAGCTAAGGCATTTAGAAAGGCTAAATCTAGAAGGAAACAACTTTGTTTCATTACCATCTTCAATGGGGAGTCTTTACAGTCTAGCATATTTAAACTTGACACATTGCACCAAACTTCAATCATTGCCTGACCTCAAATTGTGTGCTACTTGTTCATCCGGGGGAAGTTATTTTAAAATGATATCCGGAACTCATAATCATAGGTCAGGATTATATATTTATAACTGCCCCCTCTTAAAGATTGGAGAAAAAAGTCAAGACTTGGCAGTTTCGTGGCTGCATAATTTAGCTCAG AGTCCTCATCATTTCCGGGGTGGCTTTGACATTATTGTTCCCGGGGAGAATATTCCTGACCGGTTTGATAGAAAATTTAAGGGACGTGCTAGAGTACGTGTACGAAATTATATGAGAATGTATAAAGATTGGATTGGATGCGTCTTTGGTGTGGTATTTGAGGGGCCAAAGTTTGGTTCTTCACATCATTCAGATTCCTGGGCGCAACACTGTTGTCTATATCTTTCTTTTGAAAATGAAGAAACAGAAGAAACCTTTGACATACCAATTCGGTTAGACCTGAACAGTGTTGCTCTCTCAAATGAAAAACATACCTGGCTAATTTATATCTCTAGGCCCCACTGCCATTTCGTGTCAACAGGAGCAACTATCACATTCAAAGCTCACAGAGATCTCAAGTTGTTAAACTCGGGAATACAAATGGTATGGAACAAGGATTTCTCTAGTACTACATTAGAGATGGGGACAAATATTTTCAATGGACCAAAGTTTGTTGGAAATAATTATGCATCTTTAAGTAGCAGGAGCCGCAGTAGGCCTGAAATCCAGCTTCCTTATGATTGGCGTGATGCCGATGAAGAGGAAAAGCCTGAGATTCAGCTTCGTCATAATTTGGGTGTTGCCGAAGAAGAGAAAAGGCCTAGAATTCAGCTTCCTTATAATTGGTATGTTACTGAGGAAGATGAAGACGAGAGAAGGGGAGTGAATGTTCATCTCTCAAGTAGCAGCCTTACAAGTTTCCAGAGTGGACGTAACTCATGA